A window of Citrus sinensis cultivar Valencia sweet orange chromosome 7, DVS_A1.0, whole genome shotgun sequence contains these coding sequences:
- the LOC102613040 gene encoding protein FAR1-RELATED SEQUENCE 6-like — protein MDEVSLNTEPVGDDDADDFEVVGDCAITEYVGQTGIIQNPLPPAVGMEFETYDDVYYFYNCYAKEQGFGVRVSNTWYRKSREKYRGKLSCSSAGFKKKSEANRPRPETRTGCPAMIKFRLMETKRWRIIEVELDHNHLLSPRSGKFYKSHKHIGIGTKRMLHLDGAEEVQKVRLFRTLIIDTKGNGNVDVSGVFENNVNSSNQLKLKPGDAQAIQSFFCRWQLTDPNFFNVVDLNEKGCLRNLLWTDTRSRVAYRYFGDVVLIDTTCLTERYNVPLVSFIGVNHHGQSVLLGCGLLASETIESYTWLFRAWLTCMLGRSLQTIITDQCRILQIAVGNVFPRAYHCFSLSCIMQKIPEKLEGLFE, from the coding sequence ATGGATGAAGTTTCTCTGAATACTGAACCAGTAGGTGATGATGATGCTGATGATTTTGAGGTCGTAGGAGATTGTGCAATTACTGAATATGTTGGACAAACTGGGATAATCCAAAATCCATTGCCTCCTGCTGTTGGAATGGAGTTTGAGACATATGATGACGTTTATTACTTTTACAATTGCTATGCCAAGGAACAGGGTTTTGGTGTTAGAGTTAGCAATACATGGTACCGAAAGAGTAGAGAAAAGTATAGAGGAAAGCTGAGCTGTAGTAGTGCAGGCTTCAAGAAGAAAAGCGAGGCAAACCGCCCAAGACCAGAAACAAGAACTGGCTGTCCAGCAATGATAAAGTTTAGGTTGATGGAAACCAAAAGGTGGAGAATCATTGAAGTTGAGCTTGACCATAACCACTTGTTAAGCCCAAGAAGCGGAAAGTTTTACAAGTCACATAAGCACATAGGTATTGGAACCAAAAGAATGTTGCACTTAGATGGTGCTGAAGAAGTTCAAAAAGTTAGACTGTTTCGAACTCTTATCATTGATACCAAGGGAAATGGTAATGTAGATGTTAGTggagtatttgaaaataatgttaatagCTCAAATCAATTGAAGCTTAAACCAGGAGATGCACAAGCTATCCAGAGTTTCTTTTGTCGTTGGCAGTTGACAGATCCAAACTTTTTTAATGTGGTGGATCTAAATGAAAAGGGATGCCTGAGAAACCTGCTCTGGACTGATACCAGGTCAAGAGTTGCGTATAGGTACTTTGGTGATGTAGTCTTAATTGATACTACGTGCTTGACAGAAAGATATAATGTGCCACTGGTTTCGTTCATTGGGGTGAATCATCATGGACAATCAGTGTTGTTGGGTTGTGGTTTACTTGCCAGTGAGACTATAGAATCATATACATGGCTGTTTAGGGCGTGGCTTACATGTATGTTAGGACGCTCTCTACAAACAATCATCACTGACCAATGTAGAATCTTGCAAATTGCTGTTGGCAATGTTTTCCCAAGAGCTTATCATTGCTTTTCATTGTCATGCATCATGCAAAAAATTCCAGAGAAACTCGAAGGATTGTTTGAATAA
- the LOC102607529 gene encoding probable disease resistance protein At5g63020 isoform X1 codes for MCSIFQITCDGALFNRCLDCFLGEAAYISKLQDNLDALETELGRLIAAKNDVMMRVVNAERQQMRRREGVQQWVSRVDAVKTGADELITDGSEEIGKLCVGGYCSKNCRSSYKFGKQVAKKLQDVKTLIAEGVFEAVATEVVPERAPEPVADKRPIEPTIVGLQSQLEQVWRCLVVEESVGIIGLYGMGGVGKTTLLTRINNKFLESQNNFDCVIWVVVSKDLRLEKIQDDIGKKIGLSDDSWKNKSVEEKAVDILRRLREKRFVLLLDDIWERVDLTEVGIPLPSPQNTTSKVVFTTRFIDVCGSMESHRKFEVACLSEEDAWELFREKVGQETLESDHEIVELAQTVAKECGGLPLALITIGRAMAYRKKAEQWRRAIEELRRSASEFAGLGKEVYPLLKFSYDSLQNDTIRSCFLYCCLYPEDYDILKWDLIDCWIGEGFLGESDRFGAENQGYDILDTLVRACLLEEVEDDKVKMHDVIRDMALWITGEIEKEKRNFLVCAGAGLNEAPDVKGWENVRRLSLMQNQIETLSEVPTCPHLLTLFLDFNEDVEMIADGFFQFMPSLKVLKMSNCGKSWSNFQLPVGMSELGSSLELLDISHTSIRELPEELKKLVNLKCLNLRRTELLNKIPRQLISNSSRLRVLRMLGTGWFNFHGAPEDSVLFGGGEVLIQELLGLKYLEVLELTLGSYHALQILLSSNKLKSCIRSLLLHLARDTTSVIDATAFADLNHLNELWIDRAKELELLKIDYTEIVRKRREPFVFRSLHCVTIHICQKLKDTTFLVFAPNLKSLSLFHCGAMEEIISVGKFAEVPEMMGHISPFENLRLLRLSHLPNLKSIYWKPLPFTHLKEMVVRGCDQLEKLPLDSNSAKERKFVIRGEEDWWNRLQWEDEATQIAFRSCFQPRS; via the coding sequence ATGTGTAGCATTTTTCAGATCACATGCGATGGTGCTCTTTTCAATCGTTGCTTGGATTGCTTTCTTGGAGAAGCAGCATACATAAGCAAACTCCAAGATAATCTTGATGCCTTGGAGACTGAACTGGGAAGACTAATCGCAGCAAAGAACGATGTGATGATGAGGGTTGTCAATGCTGAACGGCAACAAATGAGAAGGCGGGAAGGAGTGCAACAATGGGTTTCGAGGGTGGATGCTGTTAAAACTGGAGCCGATGAACTTATCACAGACGGCTCTGAAGAAATTGGCAAATTATGTGTTGGAGGCTACTGTTCCAAGAACTGCAGGTCAAGCTACAAGTTCGGAAAACAAGTGGCTAAAAAGCTACAAGATGTGAAGACTTTAATCGCCGAGGGAGTTTTTGAGGCGGTGGCTACTGAGGTGGTGCCCGAGAGAGCTCCGGAACCTGTAGCAGATAAAAGACCCATTGAGCCAACAATAGTAGGCTTGCAATCACAGCTTGAACAAGTTTGGAGATGTCTTGTAGTAGAAGAATCAGTGGGAATCATTGGCCTATATGGTATGGGCGGTGTTGGTAAAACCACACTATTGACCCGTATCAACAATAAATTTCTTGAGAGTCAAAACAACTTTGATTGTGTGATTTGGGTCGTAGTTTCAAAAGACCTGCGGcttgaaaaaattcaagacGATATTGGGAAGAAGATAGGTCTGTCTGATGATTCATGGAAGAATAAAAGTGTTGAGGAGAAAGCTGTAGACATCTTGCGGAGATTACGAGAGAAGAGATTTGTATTGTTGCTAGATGATATATGGGAGCGGGTTGATTTAACAGAAGTGGGCATTCCACTTCCCAGCCCACAAAATACTACATCAAAAGTCGTATTCACGACCCGTTTCATTGATGTGTGTGGTAGCATGGAAAGTCACAGGAAGTTTGAAGTGGCATGCTTATCAGAAGAGGATGCTTGGGAGCTGTTTCGAGAAAAAGTAGGGCAAGAAACTCTTGAGAGTGATCATGAGATCGTTGAGCTAGCCCAAACTGTGGCCAAAGAGTGTGGTGGTTTGCCACTCGCACTTATTACTATTGGTCGAGCGATGGCCTACAGAAAGAAAGCGGAGCAGTGGAGACGTGCAATTGAAGAGTTAAGAAGATCAGCTTCAGAGTTTGCAGGATTGGGAAAAGAGGTGTATCCTCTTTTAAAGTTTAGCTATGATAGTTTGCAGAATGATACAATTAGATCTTGTTTTTTGTATTGTTGTTTATATCCTGAAGATTATGACATTCTTAAATGGGACTTGATTGATTGTTGGATTGGTGAGGGATTTTTGGGGGAATCTGACAGGTTTGGTGCAGAAAACCAAGGATATGACATTTTGGACACTCTTGTTCGTGCATGTTTATTGGAAGAGGTGGAAGATGATAAAGTAAAAATGCATGACGTTATTCGTGATATGGCTCTATGGATAACTGGTGAAATTGAGAAGGAGAAGCGAAACTTTTTGGTTTGTGCAGGTGCTGGATTAAATGAGGCACCGGATGTTAAAGGATGGGAAAACGTGAGAAGATTGTCATTGATGCAAAACCAAATTGAAACTCTGTCAGAGGTTCCTACATGCCCTCATCTCCTCACTTTATTTCTTGACTTTAATGAGGATGTGGAGATGATCGCGGATGGCTTCTTCCAATTTATGCCTTCTCTCAAAGTTTTGAAGATGTCAAACTGTGGAAAGAGTTGGAGCAATTTTCAATTACCTGTTGGGATGTCAGAGTTGGGTTCATCACTAGAACTTCTTGATATTTCACATACCAGCATAAGAGAGTTACCAGAGGAGTTAAAGAAGTTGGTAAATctgaaatgtttgaatttgaggCGGAcagaattgttaaataaaattccacGGCAACTAATATCAAATTCTTCAAGGTTACGTGTGTTGAGAATGTTGGGTACTGGCTGGTTCAATTTTCATGGAGCACCAGAAGACAGCGTTTTATTTGGTGGGGGTGAAGTTTTGATACAGGAATTGCtcggtttgaaatatttagagGTATTGGAGTTGACCTTGGGAAGTTATCATGCTCTCCAAATTCTTTTGAGctcaaataagttaaaaagttgTATTCGATCTCTTCTCCTCCACTTGGCCAGAGATACAACGTCGGTTATCGATGCTACGGCTTTCGCAGATCTAAACCACCTCAATGAATTATGGATTGATAGGGCTAAGGAGTTGGAATTATTGAAGATTGATTATACGGAGATAGTTCGAAAAAGGCGGGAACCTTTTGTTTTCCGCAGCCTTCACTGTGTTACTATACATATCTGCCAGAAGTTGAAAGATACGACATTCCTCGTTTTTGCTCCAAACCTCAAGTCTCTTTCGCTATTCCATTGCGGTGCTATGGAAGAAATAATCAGCGTCGGAAAATTTGCTGAGGTTCCTGAGATGATGGGACATATAAGCCCTTTTGAAAATCTCCGACTTCTTCGTTTGTCACATTTGCCAAATTTGAAGAGCATCTACTGGAAGCCATTGCCTTTCACTCATCTGAAAGAAATGGTGGTACGTGGGTGTGATCAGCTTGAAAAGCTTCCACTCGATTCCAACAGTGCAAAAGAGCGTAAATTTGTAATTCGTGGAGAAGAAGACTGGTGGAAC